The Bradyrhizobium ottawaense genome window below encodes:
- a CDS encoding DUF429 domain-containing protein, with product MNNYLGIDGFRFGWVAAWIGERGDHGFDYSPGLTRLLALPHVRAMIDMPIGLNPAGYRLCDLRARELIGPAVFLGARRDLWTFTDMAEANRYYWAQEGKGRGVSAQLWNIRDKIREVDEIMTPARQATTGEAHPELVFWNLAGRVRLAKKASALGREQRVALLAQRGFTRLPKWLAQRHGTGIGRDDLIDACACAIAARDSTQRVGGEETDPRGLRMEINY from the coding sequence GTGAATAACTATCTCGGCATCGACGGATTTCGTTTCGGCTGGGTCGCGGCCTGGATCGGCGAGCGCGGCGATCATGGCTTCGACTACTCGCCGGGCCTGACGCGTTTGCTCGCGTTGCCGCATGTGCGTGCGATGATCGACATGCCGATCGGATTGAATCCGGCCGGCTATCGCCTGTGCGACCTGCGAGCGCGCGAGCTGATTGGCCCCGCCGTGTTTCTCGGTGCGCGACGCGATCTCTGGACGTTCACCGACATGGCCGAGGCCAACCGTTACTACTGGGCGCAAGAAGGCAAGGGCAGGGGCGTGTCAGCGCAGCTCTGGAATATCAGGGACAAGATCAGGGAGGTCGACGAGATCATGACTCCGGCGCGGCAGGCAACGACCGGCGAAGCGCATCCGGAATTGGTGTTCTGGAATCTCGCAGGGCGAGTCCGGCTTGCGAAGAAGGCATCCGCGCTCGGCCGCGAGCAGCGCGTCGCGCTGCTCGCGCAACGCGGCTTTACGCGCTTGCCGAAATGGCTGGCGCAACGACATGGCACCGGCATCGGCCGCGACGATCTCATCGACGCCTGTGCCTGCGCCATCGCGGCGCGCGACAGCACGCAACGTGTCGGCGGGGAGGAGACCGATCCGCGCGGACTGCGTATGGAGATCAATTATTGA
- a CDS encoding tRNA-binding protein: MHVTHDPAAAATPTIDFNSFLAVDIRVGTIVDAKPFPEARKPAFRLWIDFGPVIGVRKSSAQITENHPLETLVGQQVAAVVNFPPRQIGPVISEVLTLGFPDADGKVVLVQPSKPVPNGGRLF, encoded by the coding sequence ATGCACGTCACCCACGATCCCGCAGCCGCCGCCACGCCGACCATCGACTTCAACAGCTTCCTCGCGGTCGATATCCGCGTCGGCACCATCGTCGATGCGAAACCGTTTCCAGAGGCGCGCAAGCCGGCCTTTCGGCTGTGGATCGACTTCGGCCCGGTGATCGGCGTGCGCAAGAGCTCGGCGCAGATCACCGAGAACCATCCGCTCGAGACGCTGGTGGGACAACAGGTCGCGGCCGTCGTCAATTTCCCGCCGCGCCAGATCGGACCCGTCATCTCCGAGGTGCTGACGCTCGGCTTCCCCGATGCCGACGGCAAGGTCGTGCTGGTGCAGCCGAGCAAGCCGGTGCCGAACGGAGGACGGCTGTTCTAG
- a CDS encoding ABC transporter ATP-binding protein, giving the protein MADEFILETEGLTKEFAGFFAVRDVALKVRRGSIHALIGPNGAGKTTCFNLLTKFLKPSAGKILYKGQDITAMAPADVARMGLVRSFQISAVFPHLTALENVRVALQRQHGSSFDFWRSKSVLNRFNDRARELLNDVGLNEFANTPAVEMPYGRKRALEIATTLALDPEMMLLDEPMAGMGHEDIDKIAALIKRISAKYTILMVEHNLSVVANLSDIITVLTRGQVLAQGHYSELTKDERVKEAYLGAGHA; this is encoded by the coding sequence TTGGCCGATGAGTTTATTCTCGAAACGGAAGGCTTGACCAAGGAGTTCGCGGGCTTCTTCGCCGTCCGTGACGTTGCGCTCAAGGTTCGCCGTGGGAGCATTCATGCGTTGATCGGCCCGAACGGGGCCGGCAAGACGACCTGCTTCAATCTTCTGACCAAGTTCCTGAAACCGTCCGCAGGAAAAATCCTCTACAAGGGGCAGGACATCACCGCGATGGCGCCGGCCGACGTGGCCCGCATGGGGCTGGTCCGTTCGTTCCAGATTTCGGCGGTGTTTCCGCATCTCACGGCGCTGGAGAACGTCCGTGTCGCGCTTCAGCGCCAGCACGGCTCTTCGTTCGATTTCTGGCGCTCCAAGTCGGTGCTCAACCGCTTCAACGATCGCGCGCGCGAATTGTTGAACGATGTCGGCCTGAACGAGTTTGCCAACACGCCCGCGGTCGAGATGCCCTATGGACGCAAGCGTGCACTGGAGATCGCAACCACGCTCGCGCTCGACCCGGAGATGATGCTGTTGGACGAGCCGATGGCGGGCATGGGCCACGAGGACATCGACAAGATCGCGGCGCTGATCAAGCGGATCTCGGCGAAATACACCATCCTGATGGTGGAGCATAACTTAAGCGTCGTGGCCAACCTGTCCGACATCATTACCGTGCTGACGCGCGGCCAGGTGCTCGCGCAGGGCCATTACTCGGAGCTCACCAAGGACGAGCGCGTCAAGGAAGCCTATCTGGGAGCCGGTCATGCCTGA
- a CDS encoding ABC transporter ATP-binding protein codes for MPDTAIAEAPAKAATGGNILQIRNLEAWYGESHILHGINFDVNAGEVVTLLGRNGAGKTTTLKSIMGIIGKRTGSVKFNNQEIIRATSDKIARMGIAFCPEERGIFSSLDVRENLMLPPVVREGGLPLDQIFDLFPNLKERLNSQGTKLSGGEQQMLAIARILRTGASFLMLDEPTEGLAPVIIQQIGHTIARLKKEGFTILLVEQNFRFASTVADRYYVVEHGKIIDGFSNAELAANMDKLHTYLGV; via the coding sequence ATGCCTGACACTGCGATCGCCGAGGCTCCGGCCAAGGCTGCGACCGGCGGAAACATCCTTCAAATCCGCAACCTGGAAGCCTGGTACGGCGAGTCTCACATCCTGCACGGGATCAACTTCGACGTGAACGCGGGCGAGGTCGTCACCCTGCTCGGGCGTAACGGCGCCGGTAAGACGACCACGCTGAAGTCGATCATGGGCATCATCGGCAAGCGTACCGGCTCGGTGAAGTTCAACAACCAGGAGATCATCCGCGCGACCTCCGACAAGATCGCGCGCATGGGCATCGCATTCTGCCCGGAAGAGCGGGGCATATTCTCCAGTCTCGATGTGCGGGAGAATTTGATGCTGCCGCCGGTGGTCCGCGAAGGCGGGCTGCCGCTCGATCAGATCTTCGATCTGTTCCCGAACCTGAAGGAGCGGCTCAACAGCCAGGGCACCAAGCTATCCGGTGGCGAGCAGCAGATGCTCGCGATCGCGCGCATCCTGCGCACCGGCGCGAGCTTCCTGATGCTGGACGAGCCGACCGAGGGCCTGGCTCCGGTCATCATCCAGCAGATCGGCCACACCATCGCGCGGCTCAAGAAGGAGGGGTTCACGATCCTCCTGGTCGAGCAGAATTTCCGCTTCGCATCCACCGTCGCCGACCGCTACTACGTGGTCGAGCACGGCAAGATCATTGACGGATTTTCCAATGCGGAGCTTGCCGCCAACATGGACAAGCTCCACACCTATTTGGGTGTCTAG
- a CDS encoding glutathione S-transferase family protein, with product MSDLSAFPISRRWPAKHPELLQLYSLPTPNGVKVSIMLEEIGLPYEVHLVDFGKDDQKTTEFLSLNPNGKIPAILDPNGPGGRPLPLFESGAILQYLAEKTGKLLPEDAARRYRTIQWVHFQMGGIGPMFGQVGFFHKFAGKDFEDKRPRDRYVAEAMRLLGVMETHLSGRQWFMDDDYTIADISMLGWVRNLIGFYGAGDLVEFTQFKSVGAWLERGLARPAVQRGLNIPQRP from the coding sequence ATGTCTGATCTATCCGCCTTTCCCATCAGCAGACGCTGGCCGGCCAAACATCCCGAGTTGCTCCAGCTCTATTCGCTGCCGACGCCGAACGGCGTCAAGGTCTCGATCATGCTGGAGGAGATCGGACTTCCCTACGAGGTCCATCTCGTCGATTTCGGCAAGGACGACCAGAAGACGACTGAATTTCTCTCGCTCAATCCGAATGGCAAGATCCCGGCGATCCTCGACCCCAACGGTCCCGGAGGCAGGCCGCTGCCGCTGTTCGAGTCCGGGGCGATCCTGCAATACCTCGCCGAGAAGACCGGCAAGCTTCTGCCGGAGGATGCCGCGCGCCGCTACCGGACCATCCAGTGGGTGCACTTCCAGATGGGCGGCATCGGGCCGATGTTCGGCCAGGTCGGCTTCTTCCACAAATTCGCCGGCAAGGATTTTGAGGACAAGCGGCCCCGTGACCGCTACGTCGCCGAAGCCATGCGCCTGCTCGGCGTGATGGAGACGCATCTTTCGGGACGGCAATGGTTCATGGATGACGACTACACCATTGCCGACATCTCCATGCTCGGCTGGGTGCGCAATCTCATCGGCTTCTACGGTGCCGGCGATCTCGTCGAATTCACCCAATTCAAATCGGTCGGTGCCTGGCTCGAACGGGGCCTCGCGCGTCCGGCGGTGCAGCGGGGGCTGAACATTCCGCAGCGGCCGTAA
- a CDS encoding sulfite exporter TauE/SafE family protein produces the protein MSGIHDLLAGAGVGLVSGLTSGLMGTSPGGGLVIFSVLLLGAEQHVAQGTSLITQVPPTGLAGARRYWQSGNRSPWPWIVWIGIGFLVGGAGGGYAAAAVSDRVLQWTYVIYLAALIALLILRRDRKDGGREADDQDQQPRLPLLLIGLLAGFSSGFMGIGGGLAITVGLAAGLRVPQHQAQLVSLVFSVIPTNLPAAWIYWSKGLLVGWPAITGILAGLWIGTDLGARLANGVSKSVLRRVMIAFVSLMALYMTYKALT, from the coding sequence ATGTCAGGAATCCACGACCTGCTCGCTGGCGCCGGCGTCGGCCTGGTCAGCGGATTGACGTCGGGCTTGATGGGAACGAGCCCGGGTGGCGGGCTCGTGATCTTCAGCGTGCTGCTGCTCGGCGCGGAACAGCACGTCGCGCAAGGGACGTCGCTGATCACACAGGTCCCGCCGACGGGCCTCGCCGGCGCGCGCCGCTACTGGCAGAGCGGCAATCGCAGCCCCTGGCCGTGGATCGTCTGGATCGGCATCGGATTTCTCGTCGGCGGTGCCGGCGGCGGTTACGCCGCGGCGGCGGTTTCCGACCGGGTCTTGCAATGGACTTATGTCATCTATCTCGCCGCGCTGATCGCCCTGCTGATCCTGCGTCGCGATCGCAAGGACGGCGGCCGTGAGGCCGACGACCAGGACCAGCAGCCCCGGCTACCCCTGCTGCTCATCGGCCTGCTCGCCGGATTTTCCTCCGGCTTCATGGGCATCGGCGGGGGCCTGGCCATCACGGTCGGCCTTGCTGCGGGCCTGCGCGTGCCGCAGCATCAGGCGCAGCTCGTCAGCCTCGTTTTCTCGGTCATCCCGACCAACCTGCCGGCGGCCTGGATCTACTGGAGCAAGGGCCTGCTGGTCGGCTGGCCGGCCATCACAGGTATTCTGGCAGGCCTCTGGATCGGCACCGATCTCGGCGCACGCCTGGCCAATGGCGTCAGCAAATCGGTGCTGCGCCGGGTCATGATCGCCTTCGTCTCGCTGATGGCGCTCTACATGACGTACAAGGCGCTGACCTGA
- a CDS encoding ABC transporter substrate-binding protein, whose translation MKTKSIASLLLTTALTFAVTGVASAQDKTVKIGALSDQSGLYADLGGPGSTLAAQMAVEDSGLAAKGWKIDIISGDHQNKPDIGTAIARQWFDVDKVDIIVDVPNSGVALAVNNVIKEKNGVYINSGAATSDLSNAQCSPNTVHWTYDTYMLAHTTGQALVKAGGDTWFFLTADYAFGAALERDTTAVVTANGGKVVGGVKHPLNTPDFSSFLLQAQSSKAKIIGLANAGGDTTNTIKQAAEFGIGKGGQKLAALLLFLTDVKAIGLETAQGLNFTETFYWDMNDQTRAFSKRFADRMKNNAPPTMVQAGVYSGVRHYLKALEALGGNPHDGVKVVEKMKSMPTEDDLFGKGEIQPNGRTIHNAYLFEVKKPSESKGPWDFYKLVGTVPGDQAFTPLSESKCALLKK comes from the coding sequence ATGAAGACGAAGTCGATTGCATCGTTGCTGCTGACCACCGCGCTCACCTTCGCCGTAACAGGCGTCGCCTCCGCGCAGGACAAGACCGTCAAGATCGGCGCGCTGTCCGATCAGTCCGGCCTCTACGCCGATCTCGGCGGTCCCGGCTCGACGCTTGCCGCACAGATGGCGGTTGAGGATTCCGGCCTGGCGGCGAAGGGCTGGAAGATCGACATCATCTCCGGCGATCACCAGAACAAACCCGACATCGGCACCGCGATCGCGCGGCAGTGGTTCGACGTCGACAAGGTCGACATCATCGTCGACGTGCCGAATTCCGGCGTGGCGCTCGCCGTCAACAACGTCATCAAGGAAAAGAACGGCGTCTACATCAATTCGGGCGCGGCGACCTCGGATCTCAGCAACGCGCAGTGCTCCCCCAACACCGTGCACTGGACCTACGATACCTACATGCTGGCCCACACCACCGGCCAGGCGCTGGTGAAGGCCGGCGGCGACACCTGGTTCTTCCTGACCGCCGACTATGCCTTTGGTGCGGCGCTCGAGCGCGACACCACGGCGGTCGTCACCGCCAACGGCGGCAAGGTGGTCGGCGGCGTCAAGCATCCGCTGAACACGCCCGACTTCTCGTCATTCCTGCTCCAGGCGCAGTCATCCAAGGCAAAGATCATCGGTCTTGCCAATGCCGGCGGCGACACCACCAACACGATCAAGCAGGCTGCCGAGTTCGGCATCGGCAAGGGCGGCCAGAAGCTCGCGGCGCTACTGCTCTTCCTCACCGACGTCAAGGCGATCGGGCTGGAGACGGCGCAAGGCCTCAACTTCACCGAGACCTTCTACTGGGACATGAACGACCAGACCCGGGCGTTCTCGAAGCGCTTCGCTGACAGGATGAAGAACAACGCACCGCCCACCATGGTGCAGGCCGGCGTCTATTCGGGCGTGCGTCACTATCTCAAGGCGCTGGAAGCGCTCGGCGGCAATCCCCATGACGGCGTCAAGGTCGTCGAGAAGATGAAGTCGATGCCGACGGAGGACGATCTGTTCGGCAAGGGCGAGATCCAGCCCAACGGCCGCACCATCCACAACGCCTATCTGTTCGAGGTGAAGAAGCCCTCCGAATCCAAGGGGCCGTGGGACTTCTACAAGCTGGTCGGCACGGTGCCGGGCGATCAGGCTTTCACGCCGCTGTCCGAGAGCAAGTGCGCGCTCTTGAAGAAGTAA
- a CDS encoding ArsC family reductase: MPNTIYGIKNCDTMKKARAWLDSHGVAYEFHDYKTAGVDKDKLKHWSDKVGWESLLNRAGTTFKKLPDSDKEGVTEKKALALMLAQPSMIKRPVLEIGGKLLVGFKPDIYAKEVGARTR, encoded by the coding sequence TTGCCCAACACCATCTACGGCATCAAGAACTGCGACACCATGAAGAAGGCGCGCGCCTGGCTCGACTCCCATGGCGTCGCATATGAATTTCACGACTACAAGACAGCGGGCGTAGACAAGGACAAGCTCAAGCACTGGAGCGACAAGGTCGGCTGGGAGAGTCTGCTCAATCGCGCCGGCACGACGTTCAAGAAGCTGCCCGATTCCGACAAGGAAGGCGTCACCGAGAAGAAGGCGCTGGCGCTGATGCTAGCGCAACCATCGATGATCAAGCGGCCGGTGTTGGAGATCGGCGGCAAGCTGCTGGTCGGCTTCAAGCCGGACATCTATGCCAAGGAAGTCGGAGCCAGGACGCGTTAG
- a CDS encoding TetR/AcrR family transcriptional regulator yields the protein MPKISDKQRESRRQQILEAALACFSEDGFHQTGMADIVKRSGLSHGAVYLYFQSKDDLIEALADDRHRREAVLNSVAQGSGDPIEGLHALIRVYAQWLTDPAGEPRRRVGIHGWAEALRNRRVRTSVVEGIDMPRALIVALVERGQHDGLIRRDLGAEAIARVLIAIFQGFVLQKCWGEDFDVEACMAAVAGVIDGFRTTRPDIKRRTRT from the coding sequence ATGCCCAAGATCAGCGACAAGCAGCGCGAAAGCCGGCGGCAGCAAATTCTCGAAGCTGCCCTCGCCTGCTTCTCCGAAGACGGTTTTCACCAGACCGGCATGGCCGACATCGTGAAACGCTCCGGACTGAGCCACGGCGCGGTTTATCTCTACTTCCAGAGCAAGGACGATCTGATCGAGGCACTTGCCGACGACCGGCATCGGCGCGAAGCCGTGCTCAATTCGGTCGCGCAAGGATCCGGCGATCCGATCGAAGGGCTTCACGCGCTGATCCGCGTCTACGCGCAATGGCTGACCGACCCCGCCGGCGAACCGCGCCGCCGTGTCGGCATCCACGGCTGGGCCGAAGCCCTGCGCAACCGCCGCGTCCGCACCAGCGTCGTCGAAGGCATCGACATGCCGCGCGCGCTGATCGTGGCGCTGGTCGAGCGCGGCCAGCATGACGGCCTGATCAGGCGCGACCTCGGTGCCGAAGCGATCGCACGCGTGCTGATCGCGATCTTCCAGGGTTTTGTGCTGCAAAAATGCTGGGGCGAGGATTTCGACGTCGAGGCCTGCATGGCGGCGGTGGCCGGGGTGATCGACGGCTTTCGCACGACCAGGCCTGACATCAAGCGGCGAACCAGGACGTAA